Proteins encoded in a region of the Methanobacterium petrolearium genome:
- a CDS encoding MBL fold metallo-hydrolase: MLKLSVVYDNNQKREDLTPSWGFSSFIKTHDKSVLFDTGADSQILMDNMEKMGLDPHDINAIIISHTHRDHTGGLRELLRINSSASVYVPNTGFKRKLENKKNDVFQIRNYQEIYPGISVISHNNTQALVLDGENGMFMAVSRIPTKALEIMKKARKLMDKDINFLLGGFCLHNSSETAKIIKPMERLGVRKIMICHCCGELDEKILMEKFAGDCIRAGVGSRSMIQV, from the coding sequence ATGTTAAAATTGTCTGTGGTTTATGATAACAATCAAAAAAGAGAGGATCTAACCCCATCATGGGGCTTTTCTTCCTTTATTAAAACACATGATAAATCCGTGTTATTTGATACTGGTGCAGATTCTCAGATACTCATGGATAATATGGAGAAAATGGGATTAGATCCCCATGATATTAATGCGATAATCATCTCTCACACCCACCGTGATCATACTGGTGGTTTGAGGGAACTGTTAAGGATCAATTCCAGTGCCAGTGTATATGTGCCAAATACAGGATTTAAAAGGAAACTGGAAAATAAGAAAAACGATGTGTTCCAGATCAGGAATTACCAGGAAATTTATCCTGGGATTTCAGTTATAAGCCATAACAATACCCAGGCACTGGTTTTAGATGGTGAAAATGGAATGTTCATGGCAGTGTCCCGTATACCTACAAAAGCCCTTGAAATAATGAAAAAAGCTCGAAAATTGATGGATAAAGATATTAATTTTCTTTTGGGTGGTTTTTGCCTTCACAACTCCTCAGAAACAGCAAAGATAATAAAGCCTATGGAACGATTAGGTGTCAGGAAAATCATGATCTGTCATTGTTGTGGGGAGTTGGATGAAAAGATTCTGATGGAAAAATTTGCAGGGGATTGTATTAGAGCAGGCGTTGGAAGCAGAAGCATGATCCAAGTTTAA